CTCCTTTAGTAATGGGATTTATGATTGATTCTTTCGGAACTTATGATGCAGCTTTTTGGTTTTTAATTGGAGTCTCTGTCCTTTCAATTGTAATGGCACTTTCTATTAAAAAACCTTCAAAAGTAATATCTCAAAATCAAGAAATTGTGATCCATAGGAGGAGCCTATGAAACACCTTGCAGGAAAATCGATACCAGACTGGAAAAAAGAACATCCGATTTTACAGGATGTGAGTGATAAAAAAGAGGTGTTCTGGACTAATCCAGATTATAGAGGTCAGCATAAACCCGAAAATTTGCATCCAGATGCCATTGAGGCTGCCGAAAAGAGACTAGAGCGTTTCGCACCGCTAATTCAAACGATTTTTCCAGAAACCAAGGCTGAAAATGGACTGATCGAGTCTCCTTTACGGAACATTCCCGCTTTGAAAGCAGCAATAGAAGATCAATACGAAACGAAGATTGACGGGAGACTGCTCGTTAAATGTGATCATGACCTGCCCATTTCCGGATCAATAAAAGCACGGGGCGGGATCTATGAAGTCTTGAAGTTTGCAGAGGAAACAGCAATTGCAGGCGGGATGTTAGCACTATCGGATAATTATTCTGTTTTGAACACAGACCCTTTTAAAAAATTGTTTTCCCGCTATCAGTTATCTGTCGGTTCTACGGGCAATTTAGGACTAAGCATCGGAATTATGGGTGCCGCTCTTGGCTTTCAAGTCACCGTTCACATGTCCATGGATGCCAAGCAGTGGAAAAAGGATTTACTGAGGAATAAGGGTGTCACTGTGAAAGAGTACGAGGACGACTACAGCAAAGCAGTTGAAGAAGGCAGAAAACAGGCACTAACTGACAGCCGCTGCCACTTTATAGACGATGAAAATTCCGAAGATCTTTTTCTTGGCTACGCAACAGCGGCCTCTCGATTAAAAAGACAGCTGAAGGAAAAAGGCATCTTGGTTGATCATGACCACCCTTTATTTGTCTATCTCCCTTGCGGTGTTGGCGGTGGTCCGGGTGGAGTTGCTTTTGGCTTAAAACAGATTTTTCAAGAGAATGTTCACTGCTTCTTCGCTGAGCCGACCCACTCCCCTTGTTTCTTGCTTGGACTCGTGACAGGCCTTCATAACGGCGTATCTGTTCAGGATTTTGATTTGGACAATAGAACGGCAGCTGACGGCCTTGCTGTAGGCCGGGCATCAGGCTTTGTCGGAAAAACTGTTGGCCAAATGCTAAGCGGAAGCTACACGATAAACGACGACCGCCTGTTTTCTTTATTAAAAACAACCGCAGATACGGAAAACATCTACTTAGAGCCTTCCGCTTTAGCTGGCTTCTATGGACCTGTACAATTGTTCAACGAAGCATCAGGCAAGCAATTCTTAAACGAACAAGGCCTGAATGAGAAAATGAAAAACGCTACGCATATTGTCTGGGCCACCGGCGGAAGCATGGTCCCTAAGGAAGAAATAGAAAGGTATTATTTGAGAGGCTCGGAAATTTAGTTAACGGGGAGGGAAAACCCCTGTCGAGGGAATTGTTCAATAAAATCGTGCATCTGAGCAATTATGAGGCGGATCCGTGCAAAAATGGTACAGAACTGTGCAATTATTATGGGTATCTATGCAATTATGAGTCAGAACTGTGCAATTACTTGGGATATCTGTGTAATTAACCACAGCTCATTTACAAAATAAGAGGAGGATTCGGCCTATTGCAGAAAACCCCTGAATTCGATTGATTTTTTGACCTTTTCTTAGAAATCAGTTAAAATATAGTTCTGTGTCCCAGTAGCTCAGCAGGATAGAGCGACAGCCTCCTAAGCTGTAGGTCGTAGGTTCGATTCCTATCTGGGACGTCAAATGAGTAAGAGCCGGAAACCTTGATATATAAGGTTTTCCGGCTCTTTTTTCTTTATGAATTAAACGTTCGCATCGGATTAAAAATATGCATAGGACTGTACAAAAATTGAGATCCAATGAATTAGATGAAGAATGGAAAGAATTGATTTTGGAAGCATTGGCAGCTGGCTTTTCCCCTATTAGATACGAAAATTTCTAAGCAATAATTTGCAAAATAAAAAAGACTCGATTGTATTGCTCTATACTTGTGTAAGTTCAACAAGAATCACTTCAAGGAGTGCTCCTAAACTACTATTACGCAGGACCAGAAATGGAAGTTACTGCACCTAATCCTGCACTAATAACTATGCCGGCGGTTGCTGATTCTCTAGTGACAATGAGTCTGAAAATATGATGACCCGGGGTTACGTTTTGTAGTCGAGCACCAACATCTACGGTAATACCTTCTGTCAGTTGGGATCCGGTGCTTAACAGACTGATGGATTTTGAGTCGGTGGAGGAATTATCCATTGTGAGATCCACTGCAACTATACTTGTGCCTTCACCAGAACTTTGTAGTGCGAAACCACCATTGACCATTAACAGGTTAGGAGTATTTTCAATAAAATGCCCCCATTCAAATAGAAGAGTAGGAGTATTGTCGTCTAGGACAGTTGTAGTCGTATTACCGGAACCTTGCAAGTTATCAGGTATATAAACTGGCATATTGTTTCCCCCCTTTCGTTCTAAAGTTAATATATTCCATGTATTTCCTTTCATAAGTTATGGACAACTTATTCACGTCCGTATAATATCCGCAATGGTTGATAAATTTGATATCAGGTTTCAAGAATATAAAACTATACCTTGGTTATTTCAGCCATTCGTCGGGA
This window of the Bacillus gobiensis genome carries:
- a CDS encoding D-serine ammonia-lyase, encoding MKHLAGKSIPDWKKEHPILQDVSDKKEVFWTNPDYRGQHKPENLHPDAIEAAEKRLERFAPLIQTIFPETKAENGLIESPLRNIPALKAAIEDQYETKIDGRLLVKCDHDLPISGSIKARGGIYEVLKFAEETAIAGGMLALSDNYSVLNTDPFKKLFSRYQLSVGSTGNLGLSIGIMGAALGFQVTVHMSMDAKQWKKDLLRNKGVTVKEYEDDYSKAVEEGRKQALTDSRCHFIDDENSEDLFLGYATAASRLKRQLKEKGILVDHDHPLFVYLPCGVGGGPGGVAFGLKQIFQENVHCFFAEPTHSPCFLLGLVTGLHNGVSVQDFDLDNRTAADGLAVGRASGFVGKTVGQMLSGSYTINDDRLFSLLKTTADTENIYLEPSALAGFYGPVQLFNEASGKQFLNEQGLNEKMKNATHIVWATGGSMVPKEEIERYYLRGSEI